A part of Mucilaginibacter defluvii genomic DNA contains:
- the purU gene encoding formyltetrahydrofolate deformylase produces MIIVIQCRDQVGLVASISALVARHQYNIISLGEHVDVAENLFFMRLEVDGNAADTQTLEQELYDILPAGALVKINPKPDKKIVVLVTKEYHCLADILVRNYFGTLGATVQCVIGNHAVLADVCRRFDIPFHHVSYEGQTKQQAEEQITTLVQQSNPDYVVLAKFMRILSPEFNSLFPMRIINIHHSFLPAFVGASPYKQAFERGVKLIGATAHFVSNELDEGPIIAQQIIPVNHGYTAADMVTAGKEVETSVLAKALKLVFDDRVFVYNNKTVVIE; encoded by the coding sequence ATGATCATCGTTATACAGTGCCGCGACCAGGTGGGGTTGGTGGCTTCTATATCGGCCCTGGTGGCCAGGCATCAATACAATATCATATCATTAGGCGAACATGTTGACGTTGCCGAAAACCTGTTTTTTATGCGCCTTGAGGTGGATGGTAATGCTGCAGATACGCAAACGCTGGAGCAGGAGCTATACGATATACTGCCAGCCGGGGCACTGGTAAAGATCAACCCTAAACCGGATAAAAAGATTGTGGTGCTGGTTACTAAGGAGTACCATTGCCTGGCTGATATACTGGTGCGAAATTATTTCGGTACACTTGGCGCCACCGTGCAGTGTGTTATCGGCAATCATGCTGTTTTGGCCGATGTTTGCCGCAGGTTTGATATCCCTTTTCACCATGTAAGCTATGAAGGGCAAACCAAGCAGCAGGCTGAGGAGCAGATCACCACGCTGGTTCAGCAAAGCAACCCGGATTATGTGGTGCTGGCTAAATTCATGCGTATTCTGTCGCCCGAATTTAACAGCCTGTTCCCAATGCGGATCATCAATATACACCACTCTTTTTTACCGGCCTTTGTAGGTGCCAGTCCGTACAAACAGGCCTTTGAGCGGGGGGTGAAGTTAATTGGGGCAACAGCACATTTTGTATCTAATGAATTGGATGAGGGACCGATCATCGCGCAGCAGATCATCCCGGTTAACCACGGATATACCGCCGCCGATATGGTAACCGCCGGCAAAGAGGTGGAAACATCGGTTTTAGCCAAAGCGTTAAAGTTGGTGTTTGACGACAGGGTGTTTGTTTATAACAATAAAACGGTGGTGATAGAGTAA
- a CDS encoding DUF3127 domain-containing protein, which yields MDIKGKVHEVSPTQQVTDSLKKRELIVEYIENPQYPEYLKFEAIQDRCNLLDNVKVGDDVEVFFNLRGRPWTDKSGKKSYFNSLQLWRINVLSGAGNSATPEYAPPVDLSSAPDEDDLPF from the coding sequence ATGGATATCAAAGGTAAAGTACATGAAGTGTCGCCAACCCAACAGGTGACAGATTCACTTAAAAAACGCGAACTGATTGTTGAATATATAGAGAACCCGCAATACCCTGAATACTTAAAATTCGAGGCTATACAAGACCGTTGCAACCTGCTTGATAACGTTAAGGTAGGTGACGATGTTGAGGTTTTCTTTAACCTGCGCGGCCGCCCCTGGACTGACAAAAGCGGTAAAAAAAGCTACTTTAACTCACTGCAATTGTGGAGAATTAATGTATTGAGCGGTGCCGGTAACAGTGCTACCCCTGAGTATGCCCCACCGGTTGACCTGAGTTCAGCACCTGACGAGGACGATCTGCCATTTTAA
- a CDS encoding SPFH domain-containing protein: MGLFSRLLSELIDVIEWVDNTHDTLIWKFQRNDNAIKMGAKLTVRESQVAIFVNEGKIADVFQPGMYELTTQNMPILTTLEGWKYGFQSPFKVDVYFVSTRMFTNQKWGTKNPVMLRDAEFGPVRLRAFGSYAFRVADAAVFFRQITGTGAGFNVENINEQLRNIIVSRGMDMVAASKIPVLDLAANYDEVGVIIKNNIAPDLAEMGLILTALLVENISLPPEVESALDKRTQMGIIGNLGAYAQFQAANAIEKSAENSIGGNLGAAGMGLGVGAAMMGQVGNIFKDNHVDAAPPVNDGPPPIKAETQYYIAIDGKSEGPATLEQLKTIISQKQLSADTKVWKKGMADWAPAESVDELADLFGNTPPPLA; the protein is encoded by the coding sequence ATGGGACTTTTCAGCAGATTGTTAAGCGAACTTATAGACGTTATTGAATGGGTTGACAATACCCATGATACCCTGATATGGAAATTCCAGCGTAATGATAACGCCATTAAGATGGGCGCCAAGCTTACCGTGCGCGAATCGCAGGTGGCCATATTTGTTAACGAGGGTAAAATAGCCGATGTTTTTCAGCCCGGCATGTACGAGCTTACCACGCAAAACATGCCTATCCTTACTACCCTTGAGGGTTGGAAGTATGGCTTTCAAAGTCCGTTTAAGGTTGATGTGTATTTTGTGAGCACCCGCATGTTCACCAACCAGAAATGGGGCACCAAAAACCCGGTTATGCTGCGCGATGCGGAGTTTGGCCCGGTAAGGCTGCGTGCTTTCGGCTCATATGCTTTCAGGGTGGCTGATGCTGCTGTATTCTTCAGGCAGATTACGGGTACAGGCGCAGGATTTAATGTAGAAAATATAAACGAGCAGTTGCGCAACATTATCGTATCACGCGGTATGGATATGGTAGCTGCCTCCAAAATACCGGTGCTTGATCTCGCCGCTAACTATGATGAGGTAGGCGTGATCATCAAAAATAACATAGCGCCCGACCTGGCCGAGATGGGATTGATCCTGACCGCTTTATTGGTTGAAAATATATCCCTGCCACCTGAGGTGGAAAGCGCGCTTGATAAACGTACGCAGATGGGTATTATCGGTAATCTGGGCGCTTATGCGCAATTTCAGGCGGCTAACGCTATCGAAAAATCTGCCGAGAACAGTATTGGCGGCAACCTGGGTGCTGCGGGTATGGGCCTGGGTGTAGGCGCTGCCATGATGGGGCAGGTAGGGAATATTTTTAAAGATAACCATGTGGATGCCGCGCCGCCGGTTAACGACGGGCCGCCGCCAATTAAGGCTGAAACCCAATATTACATTGCTATTGATGGAAAATCTGAAGGGCCGGCTACGCTGGAGCAATTAAAAACCATCATCAGCCAAAAACAATTGAGTGCTGATACCAAAGTTTGGAAAAAAGGCATGGCCGACTGGGCACCGGCTGAATCAGTTGATGAACTTGCTGATCTGTTTGGTAACACACCGCCACCATTGGCTTAA
- the trpC gene encoding indole-3-glycerol phosphate synthase TrpC yields the protein MTILDKIVANKRKEVARAKSRVSYTKLEESEFFSRQPYSFREFLLAPDRTGIIAEFKRKSPSKGIINDKVTVKQVTTAYADAGASALSVLTDKLFFMGRKIDVKRARALNNIPILRKDFMIDEYQVIEAKAIGADVILLIAAILTPAEIDTLATLAKSIGLSVLLEVHNLEELERSINPNLDAIGVNNRNLADFTVSVETSFQLAKHIPDDFLKISESAISNTEVIKELKQAGFSGFLIGENFMRQEDPGAAMREFVQGL from the coding sequence ATGACCATACTTGATAAAATTGTTGCCAATAAACGTAAGGAAGTAGCGCGCGCTAAAAGCCGTGTATCTTACACGAAGTTAGAGGAATCGGAGTTTTTTTCGCGACAACCCTACTCGTTCCGCGAATTTTTGCTGGCGCCTGACCGTACAGGGATTATTGCTGAATTTAAGCGTAAATCACCGTCAAAGGGAATTATTAATGATAAGGTTACCGTTAAGCAGGTTACTACCGCCTACGCGGATGCAGGTGCTTCGGCACTATCGGTATTAACCGATAAGCTGTTTTTCATGGGGCGCAAAATTGACGTAAAGCGTGCCCGTGCGCTCAACAACATCCCCATCCTGCGGAAAGATTTTATGATTGACGAGTACCAGGTAATTGAAGCAAAAGCTATAGGCGCCGATGTAATTTTGTTAATAGCCGCCATACTCACACCTGCTGAAATCGATACGCTTGCTACTTTGGCCAAAAGCATCGGCCTAAGCGTATTGCTCGAGGTGCATAACCTGGAAGAGCTGGAACGCAGCATCAATCCTAATCTCGATGCCATTGGTGTAAACAACCGCAACCTGGCCGACTTCACCGTATCTGTCGAAACATCATTTCAGTTAGCCAAGCACATCCCCGATGATTTCCTAAAAATTTCAGAAAGCGCTATCAGCAATACCGAAGTTATTAAAGAACTGAAGCAGGCCGGCTTCAGCGGCTTTTTAATAGGCGAAAACTTTATGCGGCAAGAAGACCCGGGAGCGGCTATGCGCGAGTTTGTACAGGGGCTGTAA
- a CDS encoding THUMP domain-containing class I SAM-dependent RNA methyltransferase, whose protein sequence is MEVFHTESKIVITCNKRLSPYLQREVEALGFKPVRVFQTGIELKGTVNDSIPLNLNLRCASQVLYSLKEFTAANPDELYNELVKIEWEKLIDFSGYFSVTSNVNNEHIRTPLFANVKVKDAIVDRIKQQKGIRPNSGADVNKAVIHLYWQDDRAEIFLDTSGETLAKHSYRKIPGKAPMLEALAASTIMATGWDGKSTFINPMCGSGTLAIEAALLATNKSPGFFRMNYAFMHIMGYDETVFFTERRKLKDKAIKQLDFKIIATDLSADAVDIARRNANTAGVEHLIDFNVCDFADTEVPEQPGVVMFNPEYGERLGVHTKLEATYKRVGDYMKQKCLGYRGYIFTGNPDLAKKIGLKASRRIEFYNGKLDCRLLEYELYQGTKRQPVEE, encoded by the coding sequence ATGGAAGTTTTCCACACCGAAAGTAAGATAGTTATCACCTGCAACAAAAGGCTTTCGCCTTATTTGCAGCGTGAAGTTGAGGCGTTAGGCTTTAAGCCGGTACGTGTTTTTCAAACCGGGATAGAGCTTAAAGGCACTGTTAACGACAGTATTCCGCTTAACCTTAACCTGCGCTGCGCCAGCCAGGTTTTATATTCGCTTAAAGAGTTTACAGCCGCCAATCCGGATGAACTGTATAACGAGCTGGTTAAGATTGAATGGGAGAAACTGATCGACTTTTCAGGATATTTCTCTGTTACTTCCAACGTAAATAACGAGCATATACGCACGCCGCTGTTTGCCAACGTTAAGGTAAAAGATGCCATTGTTGACCGTATCAAGCAGCAAAAAGGCATCAGGCCCAATTCAGGCGCCGATGTAAATAAAGCCGTGATCCACTTGTACTGGCAGGATGACCGCGCCGAGATCTTCCTCGATACCTCGGGCGAAACGCTCGCTAAGCACAGCTACCGTAAAATACCGGGTAAAGCCCCAATGCTTGAGGCGCTGGCCGCGTCAACCATTATGGCTACCGGCTGGGATGGCAAAAGCACTTTTATCAACCCCATGTGCGGCTCAGGCACATTGGCTATTGAGGCCGCCCTGCTGGCTACCAATAAAAGCCCCGGCTTTTTCAGGATGAACTATGCCTTTATGCACATTATGGGTTATGACGAGACGGTATTTTTTACCGAGCGCCGTAAACTGAAGGACAAGGCCATTAAACAGCTCGACTTTAAGATCATTGCTACCGACTTATCAGCCGACGCTGTTGATATTGCCCGCCGCAATGCCAATACCGCCGGTGTAGAACATTTGATAGATTTTAACGTTTGTGATTTTGCAGACACTGAGGTTCCGGAACAGCCGGGAGTGGTAATGTTTAACCCTGAGTACGGTGAGCGCCTGGGTGTACATACCAAGCTGGAAGCTACGTATAAGCGTGTCGGCGACTATATGAAGCAAAAATGTCTGGGTTACCGTGGCTACATTTTTACCGGTAACCCTGACCTGGCAAAAAAAATCGGATTAAAAGCCAGTCGCCGCATTGAGTTTTATAACGGAAAGCTGGATTGCCGTTTGCTGGAATATGAATTATACCAGGGCACTAAACGACAGCCCGTAGAAGAATAA
- a CDS encoding aminodeoxychorismate/anthranilate synthase component II, with product MSTENTATHTNSPFRGQGGANILIIDNYDSFTYNLVHLVNEIGLQCEVWRNDQFKLEDVDAFDHIILSPGPGIPSEAGLLLQVIERYAPTKSIFGVCLGQQAIAEVFGGSLSNLKQPMHGIATPITVTDAQEPLFIGLPQSFNVGRYHSWVVNSDDLPDTLTVTAVDEKDNSVMALRHKKYNVRGVQFHPESILTEYGKEMLKNWLAPQPPKGGAATEADINN from the coding sequence ATGAGTACAGAAAATACAGCAACCCACACAAACTCCCCCTTTAGGGGGCAGGGGGGCGCGAACATCCTGATAATAGATAATTACGATTCGTTTACCTATAACCTGGTGCATTTGGTGAACGAGATAGGTTTGCAGTGCGAGGTATGGCGTAACGACCAGTTTAAGCTGGAGGATGTTGACGCGTTTGATCATATTATACTTTCACCGGGGCCGGGAATCCCGTCCGAAGCGGGTTTGCTATTGCAGGTTATTGAGCGTTATGCGCCTACCAAAAGTATCTTTGGTGTATGCCTTGGTCAGCAAGCCATAGCCGAGGTTTTCGGCGGCTCGCTCTCCAACCTCAAACAGCCCATGCACGGCATTGCCACCCCAATAACCGTTACTGATGCGCAGGAGCCTTTGTTTATCGGTTTGCCGCAAAGCTTTAACGTGGGCCGCTACCACTCATGGGTGGTTAACAGTGATGACTTGCCCGACACCCTTACCGTTACGGCTGTTGACGAAAAGGACAACTCGGTTATGGCATTGCGCCACAAAAAATACAATGTGCGCGGGGTACAATTTCATCCGGAATCTATACTGACGGAATACGGCAAAGAAATGCTGAAGAACTGGTTAGCCCCCCAGCCCCCTAAAGGGGGTGCTGCTACGGAGGCGGATATTAACAACTAA
- a CDS encoding amino acid permease, producing the protein MPSYPSSKNKLGLWTSTSLVIGNMIGAGVFLMPSAMASFGSISLLGWVFAAIGAYFLARVFSNLSKLLPQVSGGPYAYTRSGFGDFAGFLVAWCYWIAVSCANAAIAISLVSALTAFIPALGSSATASIFTGLAAIWLLTWINTQGILVSGKLQLATTVLKILPLLVIAIGGLFFIRFDNFSPFNNSGTSIPTAINATVTLAMFAFVGIESAAIPAADVEDANKTVSKATVIGLGIATLIYLLGSVSIMGIIPIQKLAQSATPYADAAEIMFGKAARYWVSAGIAIAAFGALNGWILIQGQIPRSIAKDKLFPAIFARENKRNVPYVGMLINSIMVSVFMAMNYTKGLVDQFRFLMLLSIFTVFVPYLLTMASYIIIRAKQNIKTGWAGAVLLAVLAFAYCLWGIIGAGELTVFYGFLFMAAGIPVYVWIKLANKTDN; encoded by the coding sequence ATGCCTTCATACCCATCCAGCAAAAACAAATTAGGTTTATGGACAAGCACCTCGCTGGTCATCGGCAACATGATAGGCGCGGGTGTATTCCTGATGCCATCGGCAATGGCATCATTTGGCAGTATAAGCTTGCTGGGTTGGGTGTTCGCGGCAATAGGCGCTTATTTTTTGGCAAGGGTATTCAGCAACCTCAGTAAGTTGCTGCCGCAGGTGTCCGGCGGGCCGTATGCTTATACGCGCAGCGGCTTTGGCGATTTCGCTGGTTTCCTGGTGGCGTGGTGTTACTGGATAGCCGTATCATGCGCCAATGCGGCCATCGCCATATCGCTGGTCAGTGCCTTAACCGCTTTTATACCGGCATTGGGCAGCAGTGCCACGGCATCCATATTCACAGGCCTGGCCGCTATCTGGCTGCTTACGTGGATCAATACGCAGGGCATTTTAGTATCGGGTAAATTACAGTTAGCTACTACGGTGCTAAAAATACTGCCGCTATTAGTTATCGCTATCGGCGGCTTGTTCTTTATCCGGTTTGATAACTTTTCGCCGTTCAATAACAGCGGTACATCTATCCCCACGGCTATAAACGCTACGGTTACTTTAGCCATGTTCGCCTTTGTGGGTATCGAGAGCGCGGCCATTCCGGCGGCAGATGTAGAGGATGCCAATAAAACCGTTTCGAAAGCTACGGTTATAGGTTTAGGCATTGCAACGCTTATATATTTATTAGGTAGTGTTAGTATTATGGGTATAATCCCTATTCAAAAACTGGCACAATCGGCCACACCATATGCTGATGCCGCGGAGATCATGTTTGGTAAAGCGGCCAGGTATTGGGTGAGCGCGGGCATTGCCATAGCCGCTTTTGGCGCGCTCAATGGCTGGATTTTGATACAAGGACAAATCCCCAGGTCTATCGCTAAAGATAAGTTATTCCCGGCCATATTCGCCCGCGAGAATAAACGCAATGTGCCGTATGTAGGTATGTTGATCAACAGCATCATGGTGTCGGTATTTATGGCGATGAATTATACCAAGGGACTGGTAGATCAGTTCAGGTTTTTAATGCTGCTATCCATATTCACCGTATTTGTGCCTTATTTGCTAACTATGGCATCGTACATCATCATCAGGGCTAAACAAAATATAAAAACCGGGTGGGCGGGTGCGGTACTGCTCGCCGTTCTCGCATTCGCCTATTGTTTGTGGGGAATTATCGGCGCAGGTGAATTGACCGTGTTTTACGGCTTCCTATTTATGGCGGCAGGTATACCAGTTTATGTGTGGATCAAGCTGGCTAATAAAACGGATAATTAA
- a CDS encoding anthranilate synthase component I family protein — MKNFKIITTHKKLLADTTTPVSIYLRLRDVYPNSLLLESSDYHSRENSMSYVCCEPIGGLTLNKGELKLRYPDDTKQVFEPGQFELIEQINNFLSVFETEGNLGKIISNGLFGYFTHEAVEHFETIKLKQVENDIRQIPEMQYNIYRYIIAIDHFKNELYIFHNQVEGGATNGGIEKVEYLIKNKNFPEYSFQSKADEQSNLSNEQFIAIVEKMKQHIYRGDVFQIVPSRAFSKEFTGDEFNVYRALRSINPSPYLFYFDFGDFRIFGSSPEAQITIKNRVASIYPIAGTFKRSGDDIKDAELALSLKNDPKESAEHVMLVDLARNDLSRHCGDVEVKAFKEVQYYSHLIHLVSHVSGKLHEGVSAFKIVADTFPAGTLSGAPKYRAMEIIDENENIKRSFYSGAIGYLGFNGDFNHAIMIRSFLSKNNTLHYQAGAGIVAGSVPESELNEVNNKIAALRKAIELAEEL, encoded by the coding sequence ATGAAGAATTTTAAAATTATCACCACTCATAAAAAATTGCTTGCCGATACAACCACACCGGTGAGCATTTACTTGCGCCTGCGCGATGTTTATCCTAACTCACTGCTGCTTGAAAGCTCCGACTATCATAGTCGTGAAAACAGCATGAGCTATGTGTGCTGTGAACCTATTGGCGGGCTTACGCTTAATAAAGGCGAGCTTAAACTAAGGTATCCGGATGATACTAAACAGGTGTTTGAACCCGGGCAGTTTGAACTGATTGAGCAGATCAATAATTTTTTATCCGTTTTTGAAACGGAAGGCAACTTAGGCAAGATCATCTCCAACGGCCTGTTCGGCTATTTTACGCACGAGGCAGTGGAACATTTCGAGACCATTAAGCTAAAGCAGGTAGAGAATGATATACGCCAGATACCGGAGATGCAGTATAATATTTATCGCTATATCATTGCAATAGATCATTTTAAGAATGAGCTGTACATTTTTCACAACCAGGTAGAGGGCGGCGCTACCAATGGTGGTATTGAAAAGGTGGAATACCTGATCAAGAACAAAAACTTCCCGGAATATAGTTTTCAAAGCAAGGCCGACGAGCAATCAAATCTGAGCAATGAGCAATTCATCGCCATTGTGGAGAAGATGAAGCAGCATATTTACCGTGGTGATGTTTTCCAAATCGTTCCGTCAAGGGCGTTCTCCAAGGAATTTACCGGCGACGAATTTAATGTTTACCGTGCGCTGCGCTCCATCAACCCATCACCTTATTTGTTTTATTTTGATTTTGGCGACTTCCGCATTTTCGGTTCATCTCCGGAGGCACAGATCACCATTAAAAACCGTGTGGCCAGCATCTACCCGATAGCCGGAACTTTTAAGCGTAGTGGTGATGATATAAAGGATGCGGAACTGGCATTAAGCCTTAAAAATGACCCCAAGGAATCAGCCGAGCATGTAATGCTGGTTGACCTGGCCCGTAACGACCTGAGCCGCCATTGCGGGGATGTGGAAGTAAAGGCATTTAAAGAGGTGCAATACTATTCGCACCTGATCCACCTGGTATCGCACGTGAGCGGCAAGTTGCATGAGGGCGTATCCGCATTTAAAATTGTGGCCGATACCTTCCCCGCAGGTACGTTGAGTGGCGCGCCAAAATACCGCGCGATGGAGATTATCGACGAGAACGAGAATATAAAACGCAGTTTTTACAGCGGCGCTATAGGTTATTTAGGCTTTAACGGCGATTTTAACCATGCCATCATGATCCGTTCTTTCCTGAGCAAGAATAACACACTGCATTACCAGGCAGGTGCGGGTATTGTAGCCGGCTCGGTACCGGAGAGTGAACTGAACGAGGTGAATAACAAGATAGCCGCCTTACGCAAGGCGATTGAACTGGCGGAGGAGCTGTAG
- a CDS encoding cupin-like domain-containing protein: protein MLLKPIARVDDIERADFEKLYLQAKTPVILKSFVKGSPALQKWNYEYFKAIAGDYKVNLYGREDEFNDRATSAPVMKSTFGEYLDMIASGPAELRLFLFNLLQHNPELKKDLVYNDPTGGKIVSWLPYMFFGGEGSSVRYHYDIDMSHIFLTQFKGVKKVLLFSLDQSPLLYKLPFNFHGIANLNEPDLKKYPALQYLNGWECELQPGETLYMPSGYWHYIKYVTEGYSVSLRMLNERPFERLRGFNNIFLVRRFDNTMRRIFKDKWLEYKIRKAEDNANRAIESMKVQSA from the coding sequence ATGTTGCTAAAACCAATTGCCCGTGTGGATGATATTGAAAGGGCTGATTTTGAAAAACTTTATTTACAGGCTAAAACGCCGGTTATCCTGAAAAGCTTTGTTAAAGGCAGCCCGGCATTACAAAAGTGGAACTATGAATACTTTAAGGCGATAGCCGGAGATTACAAGGTAAACCTTTACGGCCGCGAAGATGAGTTTAATGACCGTGCCACCAGCGCACCCGTTATGAAATCAACTTTTGGAGAATACCTGGACATGATCGCTTCAGGCCCGGCCGAGTTACGCTTATTCCTGTTCAACCTGCTGCAACATAACCCCGAGCTGAAAAAGGATCTGGTATATAACGACCCGACTGGCGGTAAAATAGTATCGTGGCTGCCGTATATGTTTTTTGGCGGCGAGGGCTCGAGCGTGCGCTATCATTATGATATTGATATGTCGCACATATTTTTAACGCAGTTTAAGGGTGTAAAAAAGGTATTGCTATTCTCGTTAGACCAGTCGCCGCTTTTATATAAACTCCCGTTTAACTTTCATGGGATTGCTAATTTAAACGAGCCTGACCTTAAAAAATATCCCGCGCTGCAATACCTTAATGGTTGGGAGTGTGAGCTGCAGCCCGGCGAAACCTTGTACATGCCATCGGGCTACTGGCATTACATTAAGTACGTTACCGAGGGTTACTCAGTAAGCCTGCGTATGCTTAATGAGCGCCCATTTGAGCGCCTGCGCGGCTTTAATAATATATTTTTGGTTCGGCGGTTTGATAATACCATGCGCCGGATATTTAAGGACAAATGGCTCGAATACAAAATACGCAAGGCAGAGGATAACGCTAACCGTGCCATTGAAAGCATGAAAGTTCAAAGCGCCTGA
- a CDS encoding M949_RS01915 family surface polysaccharide biosynthesis protein, with product MRRLVFLSVFLIAQQSMAQVKSNNVTAAQLPKGMKFEGKFVKAIRFTDAGGEHLVLATETGETQSKANSDGDYREAALHVYEFKQSNGAWVKGWVVNDFVKECPVDITAAFIKNAIRVTDLDNNGEAEVWLMYKTACHGDVSPSDLKVIMYEAGKKYAMRGQSLVKMPGGEAEGGNYVFDGAFNTGAKVFKQFAQKLWNNYKLEDFK from the coding sequence ATGAGAAGATTAGTTTTTCTGTCTGTTTTTTTAATCGCGCAGCAAAGTATGGCGCAGGTAAAATCTAATAATGTTACCGCCGCTCAGTTGCCTAAGGGAATGAAATTTGAAGGCAAGTTTGTTAAAGCTATTCGCTTTACAGATGCAGGAGGAGAACACTTGGTTTTAGCGACTGAAACAGGCGAAACTCAAAGTAAAGCTAACAGCGATGGCGATTACCGTGAAGCGGCATTGCATGTGTATGAATTTAAACAAAGCAATGGTGCATGGGTTAAAGGCTGGGTGGTGAACGACTTTGTTAAAGAGTGCCCGGTTGACATTACCGCCGCGTTTATTAAAAACGCGATACGGGTAACCGACCTGGATAACAACGGCGAAGCTGAGGTTTGGCTGATGTATAAAACCGCATGCCATGGAGATGTGAGCCCATCAGACCTTAAGGTAATTATGTACGAGGCCGGAAAAAAATATGCCATGCGCGGGCAAAGCCTCGTGAAAATGCCAGGTGGTGAAGCTGAGGGCGGCAATTATGTTTTTGACGGAGCGTTTAATACCGGTGCCAAAGTTTTTAAGCAATTTGCCCAAAAACTTTGGAACAATTATAAACTTGAAGACTTTAAATAA
- a CDS encoding cation diffusion facilitator family transporter — protein MAKSYKSIYSALAANLLIAVTKFIAGGFSGSPSMISEGVHSLVDTINQVLILYGIRQSHKPADALHPFGYGKEIYFWSFIVSILIFSLGGGISVYQGIIHIIHADPPGDPTWNYVVLVLSMIFEGSSLWIAIKEFNKVRGNDTWWNAIIKSKDPSSFLVLFEDSAAVIGLTIVLIFMLIGHATGLEYMDGVASVLVGLLLIGVSAILARESRSLLMGEGIAPETKDKLKGLVEADPAVTKVCNIVSTYQSPEEVVLMLMVVFEPDLDTEGITGAIVRLRNRIKEKYKLVRFVIIQPNTID, from the coding sequence ATGGCTAAAAGTTATAAATCAATATACAGTGCGCTTGCTGCTAACCTGCTGATAGCAGTAACCAAATTTATTGCGGGAGGTTTTAGCGGCAGCCCTTCCATGATATCCGAAGGGGTGCACTCGCTGGTTGATACCATAAACCAGGTGCTCATTTTATACGGCATCCGCCAAAGCCATAAACCAGCCGATGCTTTACACCCTTTCGGGTACGGTAAGGAGATCTACTTTTGGTCGTTCATTGTATCGATACTTATATTCAGTCTGGGTGGAGGCATATCTGTTTACCAGGGCATTATACATATTATACATGCCGACCCACCCGGCGACCCGACCTGGAACTATGTGGTATTGGTGCTATCCATGATATTTGAAGGTAGTTCGTTGTGGATAGCTATTAAGGAGTTTAATAAAGTGCGGGGTAACGACACCTGGTGGAATGCCATTATTAAAAGTAAAGATCCATCCAGCTTTTTGGTGCTGTTTGAGGATAGCGCGGCAGTGATCGGCCTTACCATCGTATTGATTTTTATGCTGATAGGCCACGCTACCGGGCTGGAGTATATGGACGGGGTAGCATCGGTTTTGGTTGGCTTGCTGCTGATCGGTGTTTCGGCCATACTCGCCCGCGAAAGCCGCAGCTTATTGATGGGTGAGGGCATCGCTCCTGAAACAAAGGACAAATTAAAGGGATTGGTGGAGGCTGACCCGGCAGTTACCAAAGTATGCAACATCGTATCAACCTATCAATCGCCGGAAGAAGTAGTGCTGATGCTGATGGTGGTTTTTGAGCCAGATTTAGATACCGAAGGCATTACCGGTGCTATTGTTAGATTACGCAATCGCATTAAAGAAAAATATAAACTGGTTCGCTTTGTAATTATTCAGCCCAATACGATAGATTGA
- a CDS encoding cytochrome B, which translates to MELYSIIKHLHSGFRYIVLLLVVVAVINAFIGWFGNKAYTEGSRKLNLFSLISAHIQFLIGLILYFLSPFVQFSSQTMKNAETRYWTMEHVVMMLFAIVLITIGYSKSKKITLPQGKHRTIAIFFGLAILIIVVAIIQSKRGLFGMTS; encoded by the coding sequence ATGGAACTTTACAGCATCATTAAACATCTTCACTCGGGCTTTAGGTATATTGTATTATTACTGGTAGTAGTAGCAGTTATCAACGCATTTATAGGTTGGTTTGGCAACAAGGCTTATACCGAAGGCAGCCGCAAGCTTAACCTGTTCTCACTGATATCGGCACACATTCAGTTTTTAATCGGATTGATATTATACTTTTTAAGTCCGTTTGTGCAGTTTAGCAGCCAAACCATGAAAAACGCCGAAACCCGCTACTGGACGATGGAGCACGTGGTAATGATGCTTTTCGCGATAGTATTGATCACCATTGGCTACAGCAAATCAAAAAAGATCACCCTGCCACAAGGTAAACACAGAACCATAGCGATATTTTTCGGACTGGCGATTTTGATTATCGTAGTAGCTATAATTCAAAGCAAAAGAGGATTATTTGGCATGACCTCTTAA